The region TAAAGTCCACCGTCGAGAGCGCCTGCGAGCGGTGGCAGGCAATGGCCTGCAGCTTACGGGTCACGAAGGGGGTCACGTCGCGCCGGAGCGTGGGCGGGAGCCACTGTGCCCGCAGCGCCTCATTCTCGGGCGGCGTCTCGCTGGCGTAGTACCACATCCTGGGCCGCTCGGACGCGGGCAGGCGCTCCCACGCTGCCTTCACCGCGCGGTGGGTGGTCACGTGGTCAGGGTGGCCGTTGCTGCCGTTGGGAGGAAAGGTAAGCACGGTTTCCGGACGCAGCCGCAGCAGCGCCTCGTGGCACACCTCGACAAGGGCCTCAAAGTCGTGCTCCTGGAGGTGCTTGTCGGGGAAGGTGTGTTGCTCGTGCAGGCTTCCTGGCGTGGTGGTCAGGCCGATGGTCTCCAGGCACGCCGCCAACTCCACCGCACGCATCCGGGCGAGTTCCTCGGGGCCGTCGCACAGCCCGAGCGTGCGCCCCGCTTCTCCACGCGTGAGGGTGATCAGCCCGCAGGGGTGCCCGGCTCCGATCATCTCCATCAGGGTGCCTGCCGCGCCGTAGACCTCGTCGTCGGGGTGGGGAACGATCAGGAGCAGGGTGAGGGGGCCGGCATTGACAGGCTGAGCAGAGGTCATATCCGTCAGGATAGGCCGCGCGGCGTTGCCTCTGGCTCCGGCGACTGTCCAGGCAGAGCCGGGTCAGGACGGCGCCTGCCGCCAGACTTCCCGGGCGCACAGCGCGAACAGCGCCCCGACCGGCAGCGGCACTTCGCCCAGATCGAGCCGGACATCTATGCCGCGAGTCATCCCGCCGAAGCGCCCGCGCACCTCGCCCGCGTAGTGCCGCAGCGAGAGGTCCTCGCCCGCCGTGAAGGAGCCCAGCCGGCCGAGCGCTCCTTCAGGAGTGAAATCGAGGCGGGCGTCGGTGCCGGCGCTGTACCCCCCCAACCGCACCCGGAAGCCCATGCCCTCGACGACGGCGGTCACGTCGAAGCCGCGGGTATAACTGCCCACCCGGCCTGACATGCCCGCCTCGGTCGCGTCAAGCCGCACGTCCTGACCCTCCACATACCCACCGATGCGCCCCTGAAACAGCCGGCCGTTCCACTCGCCGCTCAGGTCCAGGCCTTGCGTCACGCCCCCCAGTCGCCCTTGTAGCGCCATGGCGAGAGGCTAGAGCGGCGCGGCTCACGCGCTTCTGACCGCCGAGTCCAGCGAGGCAGTCCAGTGAATTAAAGCGGCCCGCCTCAAGAGGAGGACGGACCGTCAGGGACAACGAATTCAGAGGTCGAGCAGCATCCGCGCTGGGTCTTCGAGGAAGTTCTTGATGGTCACGAGGAACTGCACCGCTTCCTTGCCGTCGATGATGCGGTGGTCGTAACTCAGCGCGAGGTACATCATCGGCGCGATCACCACCTGACCATTCTGGGCAATTGGACGCTCAATGATGTTGTGCATCCCCAGAATCGCGCTCTGGGGCGCGTTGATGATTGGGGTGCTCATCATCGAGCCGAAGGTCCCGCCGTTGGTGATCGAGAAGGTGCCGCCACTCATGTCTTCGAGGGTCAGCTTGCCCCCCCGGGCCTTCTGGGCGAACTCGGCGATCTGCTTTTCGATGCCGGCGAGGCTCATGCCATCGGTGTCGCGCAGGATCGGCACGACCAGGCCCCGGTCCGACGCTACCGCAATCCCGATGTCGTAGTAACCGTGGTAGATGATGTCCTTACCGTCCACGCTCGCGTTGACCATCGGGAAGGCCTTGAGCGCCTCGGTGGCGGCGCGCACGAACAGGCTCATAAACCCGAGCTTGACCCCGTGCTTGGCGACGAACTGGTCCTGATACTTCCGGCGCAGGTCCATGCTCGGCTGCATGTTGACCTCGTTGAAGGTGGTCAGCAGCGCCGCCGTGTTCTGCACCTCCTTCAGCCGCTCGGCGATGCGGGCGCGGATGCGGGTCATCGGCACGC is a window of Deinococcus reticulitermitis DNA encoding:
- the odhB gene encoding 2-oxoglutarate dehydrogenase complex dihydrolipoyllysine-residue succinyltransferase, which translates into the protein MADIKVPVFSESVSEGTLLAWHKKPGEAIKRGEVLAEIETDKVVLEVTAQQDGVLQSVNKQEGDTVLSEEVLGTMGEGAASAPVASGTATQDQAPRDQVSGPVAQEASAGGTATQPDSAGLQPAAERREDLSPAVRKVVAEKGLEVGQIPATGPRGNITKADALGAAAQTVPAPTPAAAPVQASAPLLSGPRPEERVPMTRIRARIAERLKEVQNTAALLTTFNEVNMQPSMDLRRKYQDQFVAKHGVKLGFMSLFVRAATEALKAFPMVNASVDGKDIIYHGYYDIGIAVASDRGLVVPILRDTDGMSLAGIEKQIAEFAQKARGGKLTLEDMSGGTFSITNGGTFGSMMSTPIINAPQSAILGMHNIIERPIAQNGQVVIAPMMYLALSYDHRIIDGKEAVQFLVTIKNFLEDPARMLLDL
- a CDS encoding PIG-L deacetylase family protein — its product is MTSAQPVNAGPLTLLLIVPHPDDEVYGAAGTLMEMIGAGHPCGLITLTRGEAGRTLGLCDGPEELARMRAVELAACLETIGLTTTPGSLHEQHTFPDKHLQEHDFEALVEVCHEALLRLRPETVLTFPPNGSNGHPDHVTTHRAVKAAWERLPASERPRMWYYASETPPENEALRAQWLPPTLRRDVTPFVTRKLQAIACHRSQALSTVDFIRKFPDRVVTETFYEVDPIPVA